Proteins from a genomic interval of Desulfobacterales bacterium:
- a CDS encoding replication-associated recombination protein A yields the protein MDLFEYQAQETAMAARPLADRMRPKGLDEFVGQTHVIGKGTLLRQAVENDQLFSMILWGPPGCGKTTLARIIAAETRCHFVQFSAVLSGVKEIRSVIEEARDHQKLHRKRTLLFVDEIHRFNKSQQDAFLHHVESGLITLIGATTENPSFEVIAPLLSRCRVITLQMHSEVDILTILDRALKDPVNGLGKNPFKLAEDARAHLVRISEGDARVALNSLEIAATLVLPLKKPTAGGQEVEITVADLEAALQRKALMYDKSGEEHYNLISALHKSLRGSDPDAALYWLGRMLLAGEDPFYIARRMVRFASEDVGIADPQALTVAMSAMEAFKFLGHPEGELALAQAAVYLATAPKSNRTYRAYGKIQEAIKNSGTLPVPLHIRNAPTELMKTLGYAKDYKYAHDYQEGYVPQDYLPEKLQGRQFYFPTDRGFEKIIKERLQMWQSLKDKGRKNK from the coding sequence ATGGACCTTTTTGAATATCAAGCCCAAGAGACCGCAATGGCGGCAAGGCCGCTGGCCGATCGCATGCGCCCAAAGGGGCTGGATGAATTTGTCGGACAGACGCATGTTATCGGTAAAGGCACGTTATTGCGGCAAGCCGTTGAGAACGATCAGCTTTTTTCCATGATTCTGTGGGGTCCGCCGGGGTGCGGCAAAACAACCCTGGCCAGGATCATCGCGGCGGAAACCCGCTGTCATTTCGTCCAGTTTTCAGCGGTGCTGTCAGGGGTAAAGGAGATCCGCTCCGTTATCGAGGAAGCAAGGGACCATCAGAAACTGCACCGCAAAAGGACTCTCCTGTTCGTCGATGAGATTCACCGGTTTAACAAATCCCAGCAGGATGCCTTTCTGCATCATGTCGAAAGCGGCCTCATCACCCTGATCGGGGCAACCACCGAAAATCCATCCTTCGAAGTGATTGCGCCGCTGCTCTCGCGTTGTCGTGTGATTACGCTGCAGATGCATTCGGAGGTCGACATCCTCACTATCCTGGACCGGGCGTTGAAAGATCCGGTAAACGGACTCGGAAAAAATCCGTTTAAGCTGGCTGAAGACGCCCGTGCACATCTGGTTCGCATTTCCGAGGGGGATGCCCGGGTGGCTTTGAACAGTCTTGAGATCGCGGCGACGCTGGTCCTGCCCCTAAAAAAACCGACAGCCGGGGGTCAGGAAGTTGAGATAACGGTGGCGGATTTAGAGGCGGCCCTGCAGCGTAAGGCCCTGATGTACGACAAATCCGGCGAGGAACACTATAACCTGATATCCGCCCTGCATAAGAGCCTGCGGGGTAGCGATCCGGATGCAGCCCTGTATTGGCTCGGTCGCATGCTGCTGGCCGGGGAGGACCCCTTTTACATCGCACGCCGGATGGTCCGGTTTGCCTCCGAGGACGTGGGCATCGCCGATCCCCAGGCGCTGACAGTGGCCATGAGCGCCATGGAAGCATTTAAATTTTTGGGGCATCCGGAAGGGGAACTGGCCCTGGCCCAGGCGGCGGTTTATCTTGCCACGGCCCCCAAAAGCAACCGAACCTACCGCGCCTATGGCAAAATTCAGGAAGCCATTAAAAATTCAGGGACGCTGCCGGTTCCGCTGCACATCCGCAACGCACCCACGGAACTGATGAAAACCCTGGGATACGCCAAAGATTACAAGTACGCCCATGACTACCAGGAGGGATATGTCCCTCAAGACTACCTGCCGGAAAAACTGCAGGGCCGGCAGTTTTATTTTCCCACGGACCGGGGGTTTGAAAAGATCATCAAAGAACGGCTCCAAATGTGGCAAAGTCTGAAAGATAAAGGCCGGAAAAACAAATGA
- the der gene encoding ribosome biogenesis GTPase Der: MKPIVAIVGRPNVGKSTFFNRVTRTRDALVDNFPGVTRDRNYGDASWEGIDFTVVDTGGFSQQDADGFADQIRFQLKLAMDDADVIVLMLDGKGGASPFDADLIKILRNISKPVFYAVNKIDGVEKEDNLYEFYNLGVDELFPVSSEHGYGIPDFLDALVAKFPTEALVNTQPEEELISLAVVGRPNVGKSSLINRILGNERLLVSDVPGTTRDAIDSVCRIKSKTYRLIDTAGIRRKGKVSRKLEKFSVIKALRSLDRCDVALIVMDAQEGIADQDITIAGYALERGCGCILLLNKWDMVEKDEQTSKKYIEQLRSAAKFLNFAPALTISAKTGTRVSKIFSLTDEIYRQYSSRISTSQLNQIIEQATSQREPSIYRNRRIRFYYATQVSAKPPTFICFVNYPVGVHFSYQRYLVNQIRAAAGLDKTPMRLYFKARKGHRQEG; this comes from the coding sequence ATGAAACCGATCGTTGCCATTGTCGGACGCCCCAATGTGGGCAAGTCCACTTTTTTTAATCGGGTCACACGGACAAGAGACGCACTGGTGGACAACTTCCCGGGGGTGACCCGTGACCGTAATTACGGCGATGCCAGCTGGGAAGGGATTGATTTCACAGTGGTTGATACCGGCGGATTTTCCCAGCAGGACGCCGATGGTTTTGCCGACCAGATCCGTTTTCAGCTGAAACTGGCCATGGATGATGCAGATGTCATTGTGCTGATGCTAGACGGAAAAGGCGGCGCCTCTCCATTTGATGCGGACCTGATCAAAATTCTACGTAATATTTCCAAACCGGTTTTCTACGCCGTAAATAAAATTGACGGCGTAGAAAAGGAAGACAACCTCTATGAATTTTACAACCTGGGGGTGGATGAACTATTTCCGGTTTCGTCCGAACATGGTTACGGCATACCGGACTTTCTGGATGCGCTGGTTGCTAAATTTCCCACCGAAGCATTGGTGAACACCCAACCGGAAGAAGAGCTGATCAGCCTGGCGGTTGTCGGACGCCCCAATGTGGGAAAATCATCCCTGATCAATCGGATTCTGGGAAATGAACGGCTGCTGGTCAGCGATGTCCCCGGCACCACCCGGGACGCCATTGATTCAGTCTGCCGGATAAAAAGTAAGACATACCGGCTGATTGATACCGCCGGAATCCGCCGCAAAGGCAAGGTTTCCCGTAAGCTGGAAAAATTTTCCGTCATAAAGGCACTGCGGAGTCTTGATCGATGTGACGTGGCTCTGATTGTTATGGACGCCCAGGAGGGGATTGCCGATCAGGATATTACTATCGCCGGCTATGCGTTGGAGCGGGGCTGCGGCTGCATTCTGCTGCTGAACAAGTGGGACATGGTTGAAAAAGATGAGCAGACCTCTAAAAAATATATTGAGCAGTTGCGGTCGGCGGCCAAGTTTTTAAACTTTGCCCCGGCATTGACGATTTCGGCAAAAACCGGGACAAGGGTTTCGAAAATTTTCAGTCTGACGGATGAAATATATCGCCAGTATAGCAGTCGAATTAGCACGAGTCAGCTGAATCAGATCATCGAGCAGGCCACCAGCCAGCGAGAACCGTCGATCTATAGGAACCGGCGCATTCGATTTTATTATGCCACCCAGGTTTCCGCCAAGCCGCCGACATTTATATGTTTTGTCAATTACCCGGTGGGGGTTCACTTTTCGTACCAGCGGTATCTGGTGAATCAGATCCGGGCGGCTGCAGGGCTCGATAAGACGCCGATGCGTCTGTATTTTAAGGCGCGCAAGGGGCACCGCCAAGAGGGATAA
- a CDS encoding amidohydrolase, with amino-acid sequence MGYDIVIHNGIIVTMNPGFDVIQNGLIGIKNGKIEQVSAKQTGAALPKAKETIDAAGGIILPGLINTHTHLPMTLFRGLADDLPLKVWLNEHIFPAEASYINPETVRFGALLGCAELILSGTTTLCDGYFLEDHVAEAVHHSGLRAVLGHGVIDFPAPGIPNPSRNIHTALEFVEKWREASPLIKPSVFCHSPYTCCADTLKKAKEAAAAKGVLFQIHAAETKNEFDQALKDHGKTPVEYLDGIGILDSDTLLVHAIWLKESDIRLIANRKASVSVTTESEMKLASGIAPVPDLIHAGIAVGLGTDGCASNNDQDLFREMDVTAKLHKVNALDPTVMDAGTVLTMATIGGAKAIGLDKEIGSLEIGKQADVLVVDTRSPHLFPMYNPVSHLVYSAKGSDVRDVIVAGRVILKDRKLLTLDMADIYEKVNAISGRIRKK; translated from the coding sequence ATGGGTTATGACATTGTCATCCATAACGGCATTATTGTGACGATGAATCCCGGTTTTGACGTGATTCAGAACGGTCTCATCGGCATCAAAAACGGAAAAATTGAACAGGTGTCGGCCAAACAGACGGGCGCTGCGCTCCCGAAAGCAAAGGAGACCATTGATGCTGCGGGCGGCATTATCCTGCCCGGACTGATCAATACCCATACCCATCTACCGATGACGCTATTCAGGGGCCTTGCCGATGATCTGCCGCTGAAGGTGTGGCTGAACGAACATATTTTTCCGGCCGAGGCCAGTTATATTAATCCCGAAACAGTAAGATTCGGCGCCCTGCTGGGATGTGCCGAACTGATCTTGTCCGGTACCACTACCCTCTGCGACGGTTATTTTCTGGAAGACCATGTTGCCGAAGCAGTGCACCACTCCGGCCTGCGCGCGGTTCTGGGGCACGGGGTAATTGATTTTCCGGCGCCGGGGATTCCAAATCCCTCCCGGAATATCCATACGGCCCTGGAATTTGTCGAAAAATGGCGTGAAGCTTCACCCCTGATCAAACCCTCTGTTTTCTGCCATTCGCCTTACACCTGCTGCGCCGATACCCTGAAAAAGGCCAAAGAAGCGGCCGCTGCAAAGGGAGTGCTGTTTCAGATTCATGCTGCCGAAACAAAAAATGAATTCGATCAGGCCCTAAAGGATCACGGGAAGACGCCGGTTGAGTACCTGGACGGGATCGGCATCCTTGATTCAGATACCCTGCTGGTGCATGCCATCTGGCTGAAAGAGAGCGACATCAGGTTGATTGCCAACCGGAAGGCATCGGTGTCTGTGACCACGGAAAGCGAAATGAAGCTGGCGTCCGGCATTGCGCCCGTTCCGGATTTAATTCATGCGGGCATTGCGGTGGGTCTGGGAACGGACGGCTGTGCCAGCAATAACGATCAGGATCTTTTCCGGGAGATGGACGTTACCGCCAAACTGCATAAGGTAAATGCCCTTGACCCGACAGTCATGGATGCCGGAACCGTTTTAACGATGGCAACCATCGGCGGCGCTAAAGCAATCGGCCTGGACAAAGAAATCGGCTCTCTTGAAATCGGCAAACAGGCCGATGTCCTTGTTGTAGATACCCGGTCACCTCATCTTTTCCCGATGTACAATCCTGTCTCGCATTTGGTCTACAGCGCCAAGGGTTCGGATGTCCGTGATGTCATTGTGGCCGGCCGGGTGATCCTGAAGGACCGCAAACTGCTGACGCTGGATATGGCGGATATCTATGAAAAGGTTAACGCCATCAGCGGCCGAATCAGGAAAAAATAG